In Chitinophaga nivalis, a single genomic region encodes these proteins:
- a CDS encoding RluA family pseudouridine synthase, with the protein MRLEDHILLETPDFVIVNKPSGVLTLPDRHDNELISLNAIMKKAYGEIFVVHRLDRDTSGIILFARNEAAHKYFSQLFEGRDVKKYYLGLVSGQPAVKQGSVNEGIMEHPVQKGKMVTNRKGKASLTDYEVLEEFGLYSLVRMRIHTGRTHQIRVHMKFLGHPIAVDELYGSPEPVLLSAIKKKFKLGKHTEEERPILSRLALHAAMLEFKGPNGQPYVVEAPLPKDMSALLNQLRKHRS; encoded by the coding sequence ATGCGATTAGAAGATCATATTTTATTAGAGACGCCGGATTTTGTTATCGTTAATAAACCTTCCGGCGTGCTGACGCTGCCCGACCGGCATGACAACGAACTGATTTCCCTGAATGCCATTATGAAAAAGGCATATGGGGAAATATTCGTGGTACACCGGCTCGATCGCGACACCAGTGGCATTATCCTGTTTGCCCGCAACGAAGCTGCCCATAAATACTTCTCTCAGCTTTTTGAAGGCCGGGATGTAAAAAAATATTACCTGGGCCTCGTCAGCGGTCAGCCGGCTGTCAAACAAGGCAGTGTGAATGAAGGCATTATGGAGCACCCGGTGCAAAAAGGAAAGATGGTAACCAACCGCAAGGGAAAAGCTTCCTTAACGGATTATGAAGTGCTGGAAGAATTTGGCTTGTATAGCCTGGTGAGAATGCGTATTCATACCGGTCGTACACACCAGATCAGGGTACACATGAAATTCCTGGGGCATCCGATTGCCGTGGATGAATTGTATGGCAGCCCGGAACCCGTGTTGTTATCTGCCATTAAAAAGAAGTTTAAACTGGGTAAACATACAGAAGAAGAACGTCCGATACTGAGCCGCCTGGCCTTACATGCCGCCATGCTGGAGTTTAAAGGACCGAATGGCCAGCCTTACGTAGTAGAGGCGCCGTTACCGAAAGATATGAGTGCCTTGCTGAATCAACTGAGAAAACATCGCAGTTAA
- a CDS encoding peroxiredoxin translates to MSLRLGDIAPNFKANTTLGEIDFYDYLGDSWGVIFSHPADFTPVCTTELGRTALLKDEFAKRDVKVLAISVDPLDKHLSWIGDINETQQCDVTFPIIADQDKTVANLYDMIHPNASETFTVRSLFIIGPDKKIKLTITYPASTGRNFHEVLRVIDSLQLTAKYSVATPANWQDGEDVIVTAAVPTADIPERFPKGHKIIKPYLRTTPQPNK, encoded by the coding sequence ATGAGTTTAAGACTGGGGGACATCGCACCCAATTTCAAAGCCAATACCACATTAGGGGAAATAGACTTTTACGATTATCTCGGCGATAGCTGGGGCGTAATATTCTCCCATCCCGCAGATTTTACACCAGTATGTACAACTGAATTAGGTAGAACCGCTTTATTAAAAGATGAGTTTGCCAAAAGAGATGTTAAAGTACTGGCTATCAGTGTAGACCCATTAGATAAACACCTTAGCTGGATAGGAGATATTAACGAAACACAACAATGTGACGTAACTTTCCCTATTATTGCAGACCAGGATAAAACAGTGGCCAACTTGTATGATATGATTCATCCAAACGCTTCTGAAACGTTTACCGTTAGATCCTTGTTTATCATCGGTCCTGATAAGAAAATAAAACTGACGATCACCTATCCGGCTTCTACCGGCAGGAATTTTCACGAAGTTTTACGCGTTATCGACTCCCTGCAGCTGACTGCTAAATACAGTGTAGCTACGCCAGCAAACTGGCAGGATGGCGAAGACGTAATCGTTACAGCGGCTGTTCCGACTGCAGATATTCCGGAACGTTTTCCGAAAGGCCACAAAATTATCAAGCCTTATCTGAGAACAACACCGCAGCCGAACAAGTAA
- a CDS encoding helix-turn-helix transcriptional regulator, with translation MPKNKDAVSRYRWIDERLRNKRLPKPTLEHLIEYVSEKMDTDISTRTIQKDIQDMRQDPELNYMAPIVYDRSSGTYRYADDNFSISNIPIEEADLQGLEIAIGILEQFRSLPVVQQFEDAILKIAASLKMNREALQHKGLIKFTRTSQYKGAEHIPEIVDAIKNLEVIRISYQSFDRDEPKEHWVEPFHLREYQHRFYLIGKSQKTRGGAVITFALDRVVNIWPTNKHFDEKNFDEASYFQHAVGITVHDGEPEQVILRFTPRQGKYVKSQPIHASQEILEDNSKECRISLQVVINPELIMTLLSYGANVKVLQPAHLAEKLATEASAMTALYKGK, from the coding sequence GTGCCAAAGAATAAGGATGCGGTATCACGTTACCGCTGGATTGATGAAAGGCTGCGTAACAAACGCCTGCCCAAACCTACACTGGAACACCTTATTGAATACGTATCCGAAAAAATGGATACAGACATCTCTACACGTACTATTCAGAAGGACATACAGGATATGCGCCAGGACCCGGAGCTGAACTATATGGCGCCTATTGTATATGATCGCAGCAGCGGTACTTACCGCTATGCAGACGATAATTTTTCCATCAGCAATATTCCCATTGAAGAAGCAGACCTGCAAGGCCTGGAAATAGCCATTGGCATACTGGAACAATTCAGAAGCCTGCCGGTAGTACAACAGTTTGAAGACGCGATTCTGAAAATTGCTGCCAGCCTGAAAATGAACCGGGAAGCCCTGCAACACAAGGGGTTGATTAAATTTACCCGTACCTCCCAGTACAAAGGCGCCGAGCATATTCCTGAAATCGTGGATGCCATCAAAAACCTGGAAGTAATCCGTATTTCCTACCAGAGTTTCGACCGCGATGAACCCAAGGAACACTGGGTAGAACCTTTTCACCTGCGCGAATACCAGCACCGCTTTTACCTGATCGGCAAAAGTCAGAAAACACGGGGCGGCGCCGTCATTACTTTTGCCCTCGACAGGGTTGTTAACATATGGCCGACCAATAAACATTTCGATGAAAAAAACTTCGACGAAGCCAGTTACTTCCAGCATGCAGTAGGTATTACCGTACACGACGGAGAGCCGGAACAGGTCATCCTGCGCTTTACCCCACGGCAGGGAAAATATGTGAAATCGCAGCCGATTCACGCTTCACAGGAAATACTGGAAGATAACAGCAAGGAATGCCGTATATCCCTCCAGGTGGTCATTAATCCCGAACTCATCATGACCCTGCTCAGTTACGGCGCCAACGTGAAAGTATTGCAACCCGCTCACCTCGCAGAAAAACTGGCCACAGAAGCCAGCGCCATGACAGCACTATACAAAGGAAAATAA
- the ade gene encoding adenine deaminase encodes MNTFQISGNLVDILQQEIYPATLHIENGVIRHIARNNEVYTHYILPGFTDAHVHVESSMLIPSEFARLAVVHGTIATISDPHEIANVMGVKGVEFMLENGKQVPFKFNFGAPSCVPATVFETAGATVSVADIEALLQRDDILYLTEMMNFPGVLHKDPEVLAKIAAAQKVNKPVDGHAPGLRGEDARNYIAAGISTDHECFTLEEALDKLQYGMHILIREGSAAKNFEALIPLLHDYPEKIMFCSDDKHPDNLVEGHINLLVKRALAHGVELFKVLRAACVNPVLHYKLSNGLLRAGDAADFIVIDDLQHFNIQATYINGTKVAENGQTLIAPVPAVPVNNFVCHAKTVTDLRITVTDSTATTATVKVITATDGQLITGSTTATLPVVNGTLHSDVSQDTLKLVVVNRYREAPPALAFIRGFHLQHGAIASSVAHDSHNIIAVGTDDESLCAAINAIITAQGGISVANGKEVQVLPLPVAGLMSNLDGYTIATQYSALDQAAKALGSQLNSPFMTLSFMALLVIPHLKLSDLGLFDGDKFELTTSH; translated from the coding sequence ATGAATACATTCCAGATTTCCGGTAACCTGGTAGATATCCTCCAACAGGAAATATATCCGGCTACCCTGCATATAGAGAACGGTGTTATCCGCCACATTGCGCGTAATAACGAGGTGTATACGCATTACATACTACCAGGATTTACTGATGCCCATGTACATGTGGAAAGTTCCATGCTCATCCCTTCGGAGTTTGCGCGGCTGGCCGTTGTACACGGTACCATTGCCACCATCAGCGATCCGCATGAAATAGCCAATGTAATGGGCGTAAAAGGCGTGGAGTTTATGCTGGAAAACGGGAAACAGGTACCCTTTAAATTTAACTTCGGTGCGCCCTCCTGTGTACCCGCTACTGTTTTTGAAACAGCAGGCGCCACTGTGAGTGTAGCCGATATTGAAGCGTTGCTGCAACGGGATGACATTCTTTACCTGACGGAGATGATGAACTTCCCCGGCGTATTGCATAAAGATCCGGAAGTACTGGCTAAAATTGCAGCGGCACAGAAAGTAAACAAACCTGTCGATGGCCATGCACCAGGCCTCCGCGGAGAAGATGCCCGCAATTATATTGCAGCCGGTATCAGTACCGATCATGAATGTTTCACCCTGGAAGAAGCACTGGATAAACTGCAATACGGTATGCACATCCTCATCCGGGAAGGCAGTGCCGCCAAAAACTTTGAAGCACTCATTCCATTGCTGCACGACTATCCGGAAAAAATCATGTTCTGCAGCGACGATAAACACCCCGACAACCTGGTAGAGGGACATATTAATCTGCTGGTAAAACGTGCACTGGCACATGGTGTGGAGCTTTTTAAAGTATTGCGCGCCGCCTGCGTTAACCCGGTATTGCATTATAAACTCAGTAATGGATTGCTCCGCGCTGGTGATGCCGCTGATTTTATTGTGATCGATGACTTACAGCACTTCAACATACAAGCCACCTATATCAACGGTACCAAAGTAGCAGAAAACGGGCAAACACTGATAGCACCGGTGCCTGCCGTTCCGGTAAACAACTTCGTTTGCCATGCGAAAACAGTCACCGATCTTCGTATAACCGTTACAGATAGTACCGCTACTACTGCTACTGTAAAAGTGATTACTGCCACCGATGGTCAACTGATCACCGGTAGCACTACTGCTACCCTACCTGTTGTCAACGGTACCCTGCACAGTGATGTATCACAGGATACCCTGAAACTGGTAGTCGTTAACCGTTACCGGGAAGCGCCGCCGGCACTGGCATTTATTCGTGGCTTCCACCTGCAGCACGGCGCTATTGCCTCTTCTGTAGCACACGATAGTCATAACATTATAGCTGTTGGTACGGATGATGAAAGTTTATGTGCAGCTATTAATGCCATCATCACTGCACAGGGAGGTATCAGTGTGGCCAATGGAAAAGAAGTACAGGTATTACCGTTACCGGTAGCCGGTTTAATGAGTAACCTCGACGGATATACGATTGCAACGCAATACAGTGCGCTGGATCAGGCAGCAAAAGCATTGGGTTCACAGTTAAACTCTCCTTTCATGACCCTGTCATTTATGGCGCTGCTGGTGATTCCTCACCTGAAGCTCAGTGACCTGGGATTATTTGATGGCGATAAGTTTGAACTGACAACCAGTCATTAA
- a CDS encoding anhydro-N-acetylmuramic acid kinase codes for MVYNVIGTMSGSSLDGLDIVFAELTEVRGKWTYAIKAAESLPYEPEWVDKLATATTLPAREYLLLHTAYGHYTGERILAFIANNQLEHKVHFIASHGHTTFHLPAGKMTAQLGDGAAITAVTGLPVITDLRAVDVALGGQGAPIVPIGEKYLLPDYQYWLNLGGIANISAQLPEQFAAFDICPANRVLNTLANALQKPYDEGGALAAGGVADEALLQQLNALPYYTQAWPKSLANDFGTDTILPMIAPLRISVQGKLRTYTEHIAIQIAQAVAALKARMPEGPVSMLITGGGAFNTFLVNRIQEQLAPLDITVTVPDEQTVNFKEALVMALIGALRWRQEENIMSSVTGASRDSINGALWISH; via the coding sequence ATGGTATACAATGTGATAGGCACTATGTCCGGCAGTTCTTTAGATGGACTGGATATCGTTTTTGCAGAACTGACTGAGGTCCGCGGAAAATGGACCTATGCTATCAAAGCGGCGGAGAGCCTGCCATATGAACCGGAATGGGTAGATAAACTGGCTACAGCTACTACACTGCCAGCCAGGGAATACCTGTTGCTGCACACTGCTTACGGACACTATACTGGTGAACGGATTTTGGCTTTTATTGCAAATAATCAATTAGAACATAAAGTACATTTTATTGCTTCTCACGGACACACCACTTTTCATCTGCCGGCTGGTAAGATGACTGCTCAGCTGGGCGATGGCGCTGCTATTACGGCCGTAACCGGATTGCCGGTGATCACCGATCTGCGTGCCGTAGATGTGGCATTGGGAGGTCAGGGAGCACCGATTGTACCAATTGGCGAAAAATACCTGCTGCCGGATTATCAATATTGGCTGAATCTGGGCGGTATTGCCAATATTTCTGCACAGTTACCGGAGCAGTTTGCCGCATTTGATATTTGTCCGGCTAACCGGGTACTCAACACGCTGGCAAACGCTTTGCAAAAGCCTTATGACGAAGGTGGGGCGCTGGCTGCCGGCGGTGTGGCGGATGAAGCTTTGCTGCAACAGTTAAACGCATTGCCTTATTATACGCAGGCCTGGCCCAAATCACTGGCCAATGATTTTGGTACAGATACGATATTACCGATGATTGCGCCTTTACGTATATCCGTACAGGGTAAGCTGCGTACCTATACAGAACACATTGCAATCCAAATCGCTCAGGCAGTAGCAGCCCTGAAAGCCCGTATGCCGGAAGGCCCCGTGAGTATGCTGATTACGGGTGGTGGTGCCTTTAATACCTTCCTGGTCAACAGGATTCAGGAGCAGCTGGCGCCGCTTGATATAACAGTCACTGTGCCGGATGAACAAACGGTTAACTTTAAAGAAGCCCTGGTCATGGCGCTGATAGGTGCTTTACGCTGGAGACAGGAAGAAAATATCATGTCGTCTGTTACTGGTGCCAGCCGCGATTCCATTAATGGCGCGCTCTGGATCAGCCACTGA
- a CDS encoding YfbK domain-containing protein, protein MQKYISLLLLSCLMVLHAAGQLRYITGTVQDSLTHNGIPNAVVRVKGSDILTATNAQGHFRLQVPGGKQLLEANRAGYTGQTIGISSQQTTVHFQLRMLQPLLKEREQNRIVMEASQDSQVYGSRAISNGALMMTKKMSPSPYPHTPVYNTEDYSPINENIFHTATDQPLSTFSIDVDRASYSNMRRFLNNGELPPADAVRVEELINYFDYRYQPPTGKDPVAFYTDMAVCPWDTKHQLVRIALKSKEVDTKDLPPANLVFLIDVSGSMDAPNKLPLVKRAFKVLADQLRPQDKVAIVVYAGAAGTVLPATSGAEKSKILEALDNLQAGGSTAGGEGIRLAYRIAGENKQKNSNNRVILATDGDFNVGASSDGELEKLITRERQQGIQLSVLGFGMGNYKDNKLELLADKGNGNYAYIDNFEEARRTFVTAFGGTLFTVAGDVKLQVEFNPTFVQAYRLVGYENRVLQNEDFNNDQKDAGDMGVGHTVTALYEIIPTGKGTPAVSWVDPLKYQQGKPIGNTTEVLTVKMRYKLPGETSSRLLQQVLPYRHQVITQMPADFRMAAAAAAFGQLLRQSPFKGTATYSDVLNWAGTARGDDPEGYRAEFLQLVKKAALLDKE, encoded by the coding sequence ATGCAAAAATATATTTCTTTACTACTGCTCTCCTGCCTGATGGTGCTGCATGCGGCCGGGCAGCTACGGTATATTACCGGTACCGTGCAGGACTCCCTTACCCATAACGGCATTCCCAATGCGGTAGTACGGGTAAAAGGCAGCGATATACTCACGGCCACCAATGCACAGGGCCACTTCCGGTTGCAGGTGCCTGGCGGCAAACAGCTGCTGGAGGCCAACCGGGCCGGTTATACCGGCCAGACCATCGGTATCAGCAGCCAGCAAACAACAGTACATTTTCAATTAAGGATGCTGCAACCCCTGTTAAAAGAACGGGAACAAAACCGGATAGTGATGGAAGCCAGCCAGGATTCGCAAGTATATGGGAGCCGGGCCATCTCCAACGGTGCGCTGATGATGACCAAAAAAATGAGCCCGTCGCCCTATCCGCATACGCCGGTTTATAACACCGAAGACTATAGTCCTATCAATGAAAATATTTTCCATACCGCTACAGACCAACCCTTGAGCACCTTCAGTATTGATGTGGACCGGGCCTCCTACAGCAATATGCGCCGCTTTCTCAATAACGGAGAGCTGCCACCAGCCGATGCTGTCAGGGTGGAAGAGCTGATCAACTATTTTGATTATCGCTACCAGCCACCTACCGGCAAAGATCCGGTGGCTTTTTATACCGACATGGCGGTATGCCCCTGGGATACCAAACATCAGCTGGTACGCATTGCCCTGAAAAGCAAAGAGGTGGATACGAAAGACCTCCCACCTGCCAACCTGGTTTTTCTGATTGATGTATCCGGCTCTATGGACGCTCCCAATAAGCTGCCATTGGTAAAACGGGCATTCAAGGTACTGGCAGATCAATTGCGCCCGCAGGACAAGGTGGCCATTGTAGTCTATGCCGGTGCAGCCGGCACCGTGTTACCAGCTACCAGCGGTGCGGAAAAAAGTAAGATCCTGGAAGCATTGGATAACCTGCAGGCCGGCGGCTCTACAGCCGGTGGTGAAGGTATCCGGCTGGCCTATCGTATTGCCGGCGAAAACAAACAGAAAAACAGTAACAACCGGGTAATACTGGCAACAGATGGCGACTTCAATGTAGGCGCCTCCAGCGATGGTGAACTGGAAAAACTCATTACCCGTGAAAGACAGCAAGGCATTCAACTCTCTGTACTGGGATTTGGCATGGGCAACTACAAGGATAATAAACTGGAACTGCTGGCAGATAAAGGCAATGGTAATTATGCCTATATCGATAACTTCGAAGAAGCCCGCAGAACCTTTGTGACCGCATTTGGCGGTACACTCTTTACCGTGGCCGGAGATGTGAAATTACAGGTAGAATTTAACCCCACTTTCGTACAGGCTTACCGGTTAGTAGGTTATGAAAACCGGGTATTACAAAATGAAGATTTCAATAACGATCAGAAAGATGCCGGAGATATGGGCGTTGGCCATACGGTAACAGCCTTGTATGAGATTATTCCTACCGGTAAGGGAACACCGGCGGTCAGCTGGGTAGATCCGTTGAAATACCAGCAGGGTAAGCCTATTGGGAATACAACCGAAGTACTCACAGTAAAAATGCGTTACAAATTGCCAGGCGAAACCAGCAGCCGGTTGCTGCAACAGGTATTGCCCTATCGCCATCAGGTGATTACACAAATGCCGGCCGATTTCCGGATGGCCGCTGCAGCTGCTGCTTTCGGACAGTTATTGCGCCAGTCTCCCTTCAAAGGCACCGCCACCTACAGCGATGTATTGAACTGGGCTGGCACGGCCCGGGGCGACGATCCGGAAGGTTATCGGGCAGAATTCCTGCAGTTGGTGAAAAAAGCAGCCCTGCTGGATAAGGAGTAG
- the upp gene encoding uracil phosphoribosyltransferase, which produces MIINLSETNSLVGEWLSEIRNVDVQQDRMRFRRNMERLGEIAAYEISKTLEYEDKEITTPMGIATCRVLKAQPVLATILRAGLALHQGLLHYFDKADHAFISAYRKHNHDGSFDISLEYVSSPSIEGQVLILSDPMLATGSSLVKTIEHLEEIGKPSHIHLVVAIACTVGIEYVLRNTKANLTIWAGDIDDELTAKGYIVPGLGDAGDLAFGNKLQQ; this is translated from the coding sequence ATGATTATCAATTTAAGTGAAACTAATTCGCTGGTAGGAGAATGGCTAAGCGAGATAAGGAATGTGGATGTTCAGCAGGACCGTATGCGCTTCCGGCGTAATATGGAACGGTTGGGCGAAATAGCAGCATATGAAATCAGTAAAACGCTGGAGTACGAAGACAAGGAAATAACAACGCCGATGGGCATTGCTACCTGCCGCGTTTTAAAGGCACAGCCGGTACTGGCTACTATTTTACGCGCCGGCCTGGCATTGCACCAGGGTCTGCTCCACTATTTTGATAAAGCAGATCACGCTTTTATCTCAGCCTACCGTAAGCACAACCACGACGGTTCTTTCGATATCAGCCTGGAGTATGTGAGCAGCCCTTCCATTGAAGGACAGGTACTGATCCTTTCAGATCCCATGCTGGCCACCGGTTCTTCCCTGGTAAAAACCATCGAACACCTGGAGGAAATCGGTAAACCAAGTCATATTCACCTCGTGGTGGCTATTGCCTGCACAGTAGGTATCGAATATGTGTTGCGTAATACCAAAGCCAATCTCACCATTTGGGCAGGAGACATTGATGATGAACTCACCGCAAAAGGGTACATCGTTCCGGGACTCGGAGATGCCGGTGACCTGGCCTTTGGAAATAAATTACAACAATAG
- a CDS encoding PorP/SprF family type IX secretion system membrane protein translates to MKRALLFLTILLYFNPLRAQDPHFSQFFASPLTLNPAFTGLFSGDFRLSGNYRSQWRSISTPFVTGTAAMDFGILKNTISYTDIWGVGFMAMYDRSGGGALTSTYLSFSTAYHKGLDPEGNHTLAIGLQGTLVQKRIDNSKLRFENQIDNNGYNPLIPSNETLINPKISYFDPNIGLLYNGLIGESANIYLGASYYHITQPVESFMNETQNRLSSRWTIHGGGSVPVNGKDRFHTSILYMKQSTASEFTFGGAYGFALSDMDDNPTTFYLGSWYRLKDAFIPYVGLEIKGFQVGLTYDTNVSTLKPASNYRGGLELSLIYIHTRNVNNKYKTLCPRF, encoded by the coding sequence ATGAAAAGAGCTTTACTATTCTTGACCATACTCCTTTATTTTAATCCGCTTCGGGCACAGGATCCGCACTTTTCGCAATTCTTTGCCTCACCGCTTACGCTCAATCCGGCTTTTACAGGTTTATTCTCCGGCGACTTCCGTTTATCCGGCAACTACCGTTCCCAATGGCGCAGCATTTCTACGCCCTTTGTTACCGGTACAGCCGCTATGGACTTCGGTATCCTGAAGAATACAATTTCGTACACGGATATCTGGGGCGTAGGATTTATGGCGATGTATGACCGTAGTGGCGGAGGCGCATTAACGTCTACCTATCTCTCTTTCAGTACCGCCTACCACAAAGGGCTGGATCCCGAAGGGAATCATACCCTGGCCATTGGTTTACAGGGAACCCTGGTACAGAAACGGATAGATAACAGTAAACTGCGATTTGAAAACCAGATTGACAACAACGGATATAATCCACTGATTCCCAGCAACGAAACGCTGATTAATCCGAAGATCTCTTATTTTGATCCCAATATCGGGCTGCTGTATAACGGATTAATCGGTGAATCTGCGAATATTTACCTGGGAGCTTCCTATTATCATATCACCCAGCCGGTGGAATCTTTCATGAACGAAACCCAGAACAGGCTCAGTTCCCGCTGGACCATACACGGTGGCGGATCTGTTCCGGTAAATGGTAAAGATCGTTTCCACACCAGTATTCTTTACATGAAACAAAGTACGGCATCCGAATTTACTTTCGGCGGCGCCTATGGCTTTGCCCTCAGCGATATGGACGACAACCCGACTACCTTTTACCTGGGTAGCTGGTACCGGCTGAAAGATGCCTTCATTCCTTATGTAGGCCTGGAAATAAAAGGGTTTCAGGTAGGCCTCACCTACGATACCAACGTATCTACCCTGAAGCCGGCTTCCAATTACCGCGGAGGTCTTGAATTATCACTGATCTACATTCACACACGCAACGTCAACAATAAGTATAAAACACTTTGTCCGCGTTTCTAA
- a CDS encoding EI24 domain-containing protein has product MFSFREVLSAIQSYRKAHQFIMQHQLWKWILIPGIIYCLLFFAGFYFVWGYSGDFVEYFTRLLHITEWVQELESSWVSFLFLLVAFSVRIIFVFWYFSYFKYLFLILASPVFSYLSEKTEAILERREFPFSWSQLAQDIIRGIKMSFRNIIYQTGAILVLLVVSFIPIVGWITPMIGFFIESYFYGCSMMDYSCERHRLSMKESIQFIRQHRGMAIGNGMVFYLFMLIPILGWMLAPSYAVIAATIDLQNKRLM; this is encoded by the coding sequence TTGTTTTCATTCAGAGAGGTACTGTCGGCCATTCAGTCGTACCGGAAAGCACACCAGTTCATTATGCAACACCAGTTGTGGAAATGGATACTGATACCCGGTATTATCTACTGCCTGTTGTTTTTTGCAGGCTTCTATTTCGTATGGGGATACTCCGGTGACTTTGTGGAATATTTCACCCGGTTACTGCATATCACTGAATGGGTACAGGAACTGGAAAGCAGCTGGGTAAGCTTTTTATTCCTGCTGGTCGCCTTTTCCGTCCGGATCATTTTTGTATTCTGGTACTTTTCCTATTTCAAATACCTGTTTCTCATATTAGCCTCTCCGGTATTCTCTTATCTGTCTGAAAAAACCGAAGCTATTCTGGAAAGAAGGGAGTTTCCTTTCAGCTGGTCACAACTGGCACAGGATATTATACGCGGCATTAAGATGTCTTTCCGCAATATTATTTATCAGACAGGCGCAATCCTGGTATTACTGGTGGTATCCTTTATACCTATCGTAGGGTGGATTACCCCCATGATCGGCTTCTTTATTGAATCTTACTTCTATGGCTGCTCTATGATGGATTATAGCTGCGAACGCCACAGGTTAAGTATGAAAGAGAGTATCCAGTTTATCCGGCAGCACCGGGGTATGGCCATCGGCAATGGCATGGTGTTTTACTTATTTATGCTGATCCCCATACTGGGCTGGATGCTGGCACCGTCTTATGCGGTGATTGCGGCTACAATTGATTTACAAAACAAAAGACTGATGTAA
- a CDS encoding SAM-dependent methyltransferase has product MSAIGKVYLVPTVLSPDALFSIPAYVTAIVQQLTVFYVENERTARRYLKALDRNINIDALQLLLMNENQPPDVTLAKKLLKEGKDIGILSEAGCPAIADPGHLIVQAAHSIDAPVIPMIGPNSMLLALMASGMNGQNFQFVGYLPIKPPERIRFIKELEQQSQQKQQTQLFIETPYRNNQLLKDILDNCKDHTQLCIAADITAPTEYIKTRSVKEWRKALPELHKRPAIFLLYAG; this is encoded by the coding sequence ATGAGTGCTATCGGCAAAGTGTACCTTGTTCCTACTGTGTTAAGCCCCGATGCCCTGTTTAGCATCCCGGCATATGTGACTGCCATTGTACAGCAGCTTACGGTTTTTTATGTAGAAAATGAACGTACTGCCCGGCGCTATCTGAAAGCACTGGACAGAAATATTAATATAGATGCCCTCCAGTTGTTGCTGATGAATGAGAATCAGCCACCGGATGTAACCCTGGCAAAAAAGCTATTAAAAGAAGGAAAGGATATCGGTATCCTGAGTGAAGCAGGATGCCCTGCCATCGCAGATCCGGGTCACCTGATAGTACAGGCGGCACACAGCATCGATGCCCCTGTTATTCCCATGATAGGCCCCAATTCCATGTTGCTGGCCCTGATGGCTTCCGGCATGAACGGACAAAACTTTCAGTTTGTCGGCTACCTGCCCATCAAACCACCGGAAAGAATCCGGTTCATCAAAGAGTTGGAACAGCAATCGCAGCAAAAGCAACAAACCCAGTTGTTCATCGAAACACCTTACCGCAATAACCAATTGCTGAAAGATATCCTGGATAACTGTAAAGACCATACGCAGCTTTGCATTGCCGCCGACATTACCGCACCGACTGAATATATCAAAACCAGAAGTGTCAAGGAATGGCGGAAAGCATTGCCGGAACTGCATAAGCGACCAGCGATCTTCCTGCTGTACGCCGGTTAG